The genome window ACGTGGCCAACGCGATCTTCGACGGCAGCGACGCGGTCATGCTGTCAGGGGAGACCGCCACCGGCCGCTATCCCCGCGAGGCGGTCAACATGATGGCGAGAATCGTGGTCGAGGCAGAAGCGCATATGGAAGACGCCTGGCCTTATCGCCGGCGCGCTGAACATTCCCTCTCGATCTCGGAAACCATTTGCGAATCGGTGGCGCATGCCGCACAAGTTCTGGACATGAAAGCGATTGCCGTCTTCACCCAGACTGGGACAACCGCTCGTCTCGTATCCAAGTATCGCCCGGTCTGCCCGGTGTTTGCTTTCGCCCATGATGAACACGTAGCCAACCGGCTCAACTTGCTGTGGGGAGTCCATCCTTTCACCATTGACTACGAGCCTTCCGCCGAGGCCATGGTGCGCGCCGGGGAAGCACGATTGTGTGAACTGGGCGTCGTCAAGTCCGGCGACATCGTGGGGGTGATCTCCGGAAAGATCGGCGCTTCGGGTTCCACCAACTTGATGCGCTTGCATGTGGTGGGAAGTGATCGTCCTGCTGCGCAAGTCGGCTCAGACGTTCGCCGCAAATCTCGAGTCGCAGCGTCGCGAAACGGACGCCGTAAGTAGGTTCCTGGGAGATTAGATGGAACACGAGATCCTGGCCATTGCCATCGTGCGACCCAACGAGGGAATGGAGCAGCAGACCCTCCAGGTTCTGCATGAGCTCTACCAGGTGATGAAGCGTAAGGGCTATAGCCGTGATCTCCTGTACCAGGACACTACTGAGCCGGGCTGCTACTTCAATCTGCGCTACTGGAGCTCAGAAAGCAGCCGCCGCGAGGCACAGGAAGATCCCGATGTTCACAAGTGCTGGAGCCAGCTGGGAAATCTGTGCGTGGTGGAAAAAGTGTACGAGATGGTGGCGGTGGGGCGGGGCGAGTAAAGATTCATCTTCGACGATTATCTGTGAAATCAGTGGCTGATCTTTCTAGTTCACCCAGGGTGGCTGGCTCTCACCATTGCCTTTCTTTTTCGGATCTTCCGGTTCCAGGTAGTGTCCCTGATCGTCGAAGCTGACCGTGCGATCGTGTTTCCGCATGTAGACCTCAAATTTCCGTGCGGCACGCCGCCGCTTCCAGCGGTAATAAGAATTTCGAAGATTGAAATAGCTCTCGCCGACTCCCCGAGTCACGCCGCGGCGGCCAAATTTCACGTAAAGATACCCAAAGAGCAGTCCTCCGAGATGGGCAAGGTAGTTGGTACCGCCGCGCTCATCAAGCGAGAAGAATACGGTGATCACAATCAAAATAGCGACGAAGTATTTTGCCTTAATACGAAAAGGGAACGGGATCAGCATGATCTCGTTCTCGGCAAAGACGATGCCGAAGGCCATCAAGATTGCATAAACGCCGCCTGAAGCCCCAATCGTGACCGATTGCGGTGAGCCCAGCACTCCTGTGTACGCCAGCGCTATGCTGAACAGAGCCCCCCCAAGCACTCCCGCGAAATACAACTCCAGAAACCGCCGCGTTCCCCAGGAGCTTTCGAACGACGAACCGAACATCCAGAGGCCCAACATATTTCCGAACCAGTGCATGAAGGCAAGGTGGAGGAAGGAGTAAGTTACTACCTGCCAGACAAGGCCGTGGACCACCGAGGCCGGCGACAGCCCGAACCAGCGGATCACTTCGATCACCGTATCCGGAATCACTCGCGACAGCAACGCCAGCAACAGAAATATTCCCGTATTGATGCCCAGCAGCCACACCACTGCGCGGGTAAAGGGCGGAAGACTGAGTGTCATCTCCCGGCCAGTAAACATGCGTCGATTCATAGGTTCGTACTCAGTTCCTGTTTAGCGTTCTGGTTTCGGCAGCGCCGGCAGGCTGCGATGTCCCTTTCCGTCGACCGCCCGGACGGCGAACACCACGTTGTCCTTCGAGCGATCGATCGTCGCTTGCGGTCCCTTCCCGGCCGCCTGAACATTCTCCCACTCTGCAGCCGTCGTGGGCCGCCACAGGACTTCATAGACTACAGCCGAACCCTCGGGCAGCGGATCCCAGATCAGCGTGGAATCATTCTCCAGTTTACGCGTTTCCAGGCGAAGGTTCGAGGGGAGTGGAGGCGCCGAGGCCAAAGATGCCAGCGTAGCCGCGTTGAGTCGAGCCACGTTAGCGACGTATTCGTAGTCCACGAACTTCGGCAAGTCGCCATATTCGATGCCGTTTTCGGTGCGAACGTCCTGATGCTGGTGATTGAAGTTCTCGCGATATTCGGTCATGCGAACGGCAGCAAAACCCTCCTCATTGAAGGAGGTGTGGTCGCCTCCGCGCAGATAGCGGTCCGGCCGAAAGATCAGCTTTGCACTAAATGTAGCGGGCAGATAGGTACGTCCGGTTTCGCGGATATAGCGCGCCAGTTCCCGGGAGGGCGAATCGCTTTCGCCTCCAAGGCCACGAATGGTCTTGACCTCAGTTTCCGTAGCATTGGCGGGAATTCCTTCCGAAAAGACCCTGACGACGCTTGCGTCCTGACCGCTACTGCGGTCTCCTCCGACGATATCGTTGTTCAGCACCGCTTCCAGGTTCCAGCCTTGCTCGCGGGCCATTTTGGCGAAGTGGCGGCTGCCGTAGAGTCCCTGCTCCTCGCCGGCCACGGTGAGAAAAATGATCGTAGCCGGAAAGCGATGCTTGCTGAGCACCCGCGCGCACTCTAGCGAGACAGCGGTGCCGCTGCCGTCATCATTCGCGCCAGGAGCTAAGGCAGTGGTGTCCTGATCATTGGAGGGGCGGGAATCGTAATGACCCGTCACCAGGAAAATACGTTTGGCGGCCACGGGATCGGTTCCCCGCAAGACGGCGTACACATTCACGATTTCCGTAGGTTTTGGGACGCGGCGCGCAGGCTCCTGCATGAAGGTGTCGGTCTTTACCTCAAGGCAGCCACCGCAATCCTGCGAATAGCGCTCAAATTCCGCTTTGATCCATTCGCGGGCGGCGCCGATGCCACGGCCGGAAGCCACTGCTTGCGGATCCGAGGACGAGATGGTGAGACGCGTGCCGAAGCTCACCAGTCTCTCGATACTGGCTCGGATACGGGCGGCAGAAACCTCTCGCAGCGCGGCCGCGATCGCCGGGTCCGGCAACACCTTGGGACGCGATGGCGATGGACGTGGGCTCTGGGGCAAAAACAGTGGATCATGAGTCCGCGCCGGCGCCTCTTCCGGACCATGGGAGGGCCTTGCAGTTTGTGCAACCATCAGGGATGGGGTCAACATCAATAAGAAACTGGTCACATAGATTCGGATTCGCGATCTTGTCTTGGACATTGCTGGCCGAGTATAAGATTTTCTTTGACGCTGTGCGCCAGAGACTCTAAATATATCAGCGGCAACCCGGCAGTTAATGTCAGGACCACCGCGATAGGAGGCCGCAATCATGGTCGTTTGTCCCGAGTGTGAGAGCGATATCGATCTGGCAGAAGACGAGGTCGAAGAGGGTGAAGTCGTCTCCTGCCCTGAGTGTGGAACCGATTTCGAGGTGATTACCGTCGAGCCATTGGAATTGAGCAAGATCGAAGAGGAAGAAGAGGAGGAAGAAGACGAAGAAGAGAGCGAAGACGGAGACTACTCCTAATCCCATGGCCACCTCTCTCTTATCCGCCTGCCTCGGTCTGCGCCAACACTTAAATTCGATTGGCAGTGTGTTAGTGTGTGCGCTTCTGTTGGCTGGATCAGGCTCGCTTCTGACCCCGGCACCACTCTTGGCCGATAGCAAGAAAGATCCACGCAAGGATTACGCACTCATTATTGGAACCGTATTTGATTCCAGCGGTCACCTGGTTCCGGGTGTTCCGGTGAAGATTCGGCGGGCTGATCAGAAGAAGGCGAAATGGGAGCTGATATCAAACTCGATGGGCGAGTTTGCCCAGCGACTCCCCACAGGACAGGCCGATTACATAGTCTGGGCGGACATAAAGCTTCCAAAGGGCGAACCCAGACCGGAGACCAAAGTACACATCGAGAGTAATGAGCGAGTGGACATCAGCCTGCATCTAAAGTGACAGATTTCAGATACACTACCCGCAAGCAGTACTCGCAAACAGCGGGCGCGCTGACAGTCGTAATGACGGGGTCGCCATGAAGAGAAACGTACTAGGTACAGCGATCTTGCTGACGGCTGTCGCGGCTTGCGTATGGGCTTTCGCGACGGTTGCCAAAGATAAGCCCGAGGACAAACTGTCAACCACGCGCACTCTGCAAGGGCAGGTGCTGGACGCCGCTGACGCCGGCATTCCGGATGCTGTGGTTTACCTGAAGAATACCAAGACCCTGGGAGTGCGAACCTTCATCGCCGATAAAGATGGTAACTACCGCTTTACGGCTCTTTCTCTCAATATCGACTACCAGGTTTACGCTGAACACCACGGCAGTAAGAGCGAAATCAAGACGGTGAGCTCTTTTGACACGCGCAAGACCGTAGTGCTGAATTTGAAGATCGACGTGAAGCGTTAGCCAAGAGTAAAGTTTTGCCAGGGCTCAGGGCCGCCGCAACCAGGCGGCCTTTTTCACATCTATGTGAACGGGGAGGTTAAGATGCGACTCCTGATCAACTGGCTACTGAGCGCAATCAGCCTGCTGCTGGTGGCCTACATCGTGCCCGGATTTCAGATCAGTGGCATTGGTGCCGCGCTGCTGGCAGCGGTTGTGATTGGCCTGATCAATGCCACCTTGGGACTGGTTTTGAAGGTGGTGACATTTCCGCTAACCGTCCTCACGCTGGGAATCTTCTGGATTGTCATCAATGCGCTGATGCTGAAACTAGCCTCTGCGCTCGTGCCCGGGTTTCACATCAACACCTTCCTGGCGGCATTTCTTGGCGCCATTGTGTTGAGTGTGATTAACCTGATCCTGCGCTCCCTGGTGCCCAAGCCGGAGCGGCGGTATTAGCAATGGGACGAGAGAGTCATGGATAACGCGGCCATCGGTCAGTTTGGTAATCAAAAGTACCTTTCCCTGGAAAGCTATCGCAAAAACGGTACGGGGGTGCGCACCCCGGTTTGGTTTGCCACAGATCCATCAGGTACGTTCTATGTGTACACAACCGACGATGCGTGGAAAGTCAAGCGCATCCGCAACAATCCTCACGTCAAGATTGTGCCCTGTGACATGCGTGGCCGGCCAAAGGGCTCCTGGGTAGATGCCCAGGCAAAATTGGTGGAGGGCAACGAAGCCGAAAAGGGTCAGCAGCTGTTGAATCACAAGTATTTTTGGAAGCGTATTGGAGATGTCTTCAGCCGTTTGCTGGGACATAAGCAGGTAATGATCACCATACGCATCTGAATCGGCGCAGGGATTTACAATTGCTTTTTCAACTTTCTGTCCGCAGGAGAACTTCGGTGAGCCAGGCCGCGATCGACCGCCCTCAAGCCAATGAATATAACGAATACTACAGCCGCTACATTTCGCTGGTTCCGCAGCAAGACATACTGCTGACGCTGGAGCGACAGCTGCCGGAAACTGTGAAATTGCTGCGCAATGTCGGAGAGGATCGGGGAGGATACCGCTATGCCCCTGACAAATGGAGTATCAAGCAGGTGATAGGACATCTAGCGGATACAGAACGTGTTTTCGCGTACCGCGCGCTGCGCATCTCGCGCAACGATTCCACTCCCATCGAAGGATTCGAGCAGGACGATTACGTGCTCTACGGTCCCTTCCAACAGTGCCGTCTTGCTGACCTGGTATCTGAATTCGAACATATCCGTCACTCCACCCTGGACCTGTTCCGTAACCTGGATCCCCAGGCCTGGACGCGGAGAGGTGTGGCCAACAAGAACGAGGTGAGCGTACGCGCCATCGCCTACATTCTTGCCGGTCACGAACTGCACCACCGCAAAATTCTGCAAGAGAAATATCTTGCCGCCTCGGCGGCCTGAGATAAGAGCCCAACGGTGTGGCTTTCGAATCGCGGGACATGCACCTGCGCGCCGAAGAGCAGGCGCGAATGCTGGAAGCTGAGGCTGCTTCCAGACGCGCGACATTCTTTTTTGCACTCCTTCCACTCCCCACCCGCGATGCGTACATTCCCTGTGTTACCTTAATGCGTTTTGTCCCGCGGCGGGGTCCGCTAACCCCAGCTTATGATTGTGGGCACCGGCATTGATATCGTCGAAGTTCCGCGCATGGCTGCAGCCATTGAGCGCTTTGGGGAGCGTTTCCTGAGGCGCGTTTTCACTGCCGCGGAAATTCGCTATTGCGACTCCAAGGCCAACCGCATGGAACGATATGCAGCGCGTTTTGCCGCGAAAGAGGCAGCCCTGAAAGCCATCGGCACAGGTTGGAAGCGGGGCGTGGCCTGGACCGATGTGGAGGTGTGTCGCGAACCCGGTGGCCGGCCTTCCATCGTTTTTGCGGGCATGGCCGCAGAATTTGCATCCAAGCTGGGAGTAAAGCGGGTCTCGCTATCGATGTCTCACACCGAGGAGCATGCGGTGGCGCAAGTAATTCTCGAAAACTGAATCCCAGGGAGATTTTGAAGAGAGCGCATGTCAGAGACACTCCTGGCGCCAGGAATTGCCCGCGAGTCAGCGGAAGAGATAAGCGGCACAAGGCTCCTGATCGGCGTCATTCTGACCAGTTTTGCCAGCATGCTGCTGGAACTCGCCCTCACTCGCCTGTTTTCCGTAATCCTCTTCTATCACTTCGCCTTCCTGGCGATCTCTGTTGCCCTGCTGGGACTGGGTGCAGGAGGAGTATTTGCCTATTTGGCCAAGGCACGACTCATGCGCTGGCCGATCGAAGCCATCGGATGTATCGCTTGCGCCATTAACGCCGGATTGATGCTCCTTGTGCTCGAGATCGATCTGCACGTGCCGGTGTTCCTGAACCTCAGTTGGGGAAATTTTCTGCGCCTCTCCACGATCTACTTGATCTCCGCACTGCCGTTCTTTTTCACCGGGCTGTTTTTCTCCGTACTTTTTGCCAGGCGAACCCACCATGTCGCGCAGCTCTACGCCGCCGATCTGGTGGGCGGCGCGCTGGCCTGCTTGGGGGTTGTTGGCTTACTTAACCTCGTCGGTGGCCCGAACACGGTGTTGTTCGCCGGGGGGACGATGGCGGCAGCAGCCTGGGTGTTAGCTCTCGAACCGCGCTACAAGAGCGTCGGCATCGGATTGACGGTCGTCTTTGCCTGCCTCATCGTTCTCAATTATTCGGGCAGGCTGATTGACATTGTGTACGCCAAAGGCATGCGCCGCGATCGGCCATGGGTGGAATTCGCCAAATGGAACGCAATTTCGCGCGTGGAAGTGGACAGGCAGGCTGATGCCAAGGTGATCGTGATCGATGCCGACGCCTCTACCTACATCATGGCGCGGGATCCGAAGCAGAAATGGCAGGGCAGCGACTACCAGCGCAATCTGATGTCGGCTGCGCCCTCTATAGCCAACATTCTCCGTCCCAACGGCAAGCTTGCAATTATCGGCCCGGGAGGAGGGGTGGACGTGCTGCGCGCCTTGGCAAACGGCAGCCCCAGCGTGACCGGAATCGAGATCAACCCCATCATCGCCAACGATGTCATGCGTGGGCGCTATGCTGAATGGTCGTATCAGCTTTACCGGCAGCCGGAAGTGCGAATCGAGGTGAACGACGGACGTTCATGGCTGCGCAACAGTCGCGACAGATTCGATGTGCTGCAGATGACCCTGGTTGACACTTGGGCCTCCACCGCTGCCGGCGCTTTCGCCCTCAGCGAAAACAACCTCTACACCGTCGAAGCTTTTCGTGAGTACTTCGATCATTTGCGACCTGACGGTTTTCTCGCGATTACGCGCTGGGAATTCCACCACCCGCGTGAGGCGTTGCGCGTAGTCTCGCAGGCGATCGAAGCTCTGGGTGGAACCGATTTGCGGCGCAACTTCATCGTGATCTCCGACGGGGAGTTGAACGAAGATGGCCGACCCGTAACCGTTCTGGCCAAAAAGACGCCCTTCACCTCAGAAGAAGAAACGGCAGTGCGGAAGCATGTGGCGGATCATGCAAATCTTGTGCCCTTGTATCTGCCCTCCAATATCGACGGGTCAGGACCAGCCACTCTCGATTCGCGCTTTGGCCCTGGCGCATTTCGTGATCTGATCCTTAGCGGGAAGCCCGCCGAGTTCGCCCAGGCTTATCCCTACAACGTCGCGCCGGTCTACGACGGTGCTCCCTTTTTTTTCTTTACCCTGAAGCCGACTCAACTCCTGGTTCAGTCCGGAACCCAGACCGCCATCGACTGGAAGGTGAATATGGGCGCGGTTGTGCTGCTGATGCTGCTCCTGATCTCCATGCTGGCAGTCGCAGCCTTTCTGCTCCTGCCACTGATGCTAAGGCTCGAGAACGGCGAGAAACCGCAACCGCGGCGCGCTCTTGCTCTGATGTATTTCGTCGCCATCGGGCTCGGCTACATCGTGGTGGAGGTGACCATGATCCAGCGCCTGGTCCTGTTTCTCGGGCATCCCATATACGCCATGACCGTGGTGGTTTTCCTTATGCTGCTGTCTAGCGGCGCAGGCAGTGTGTTTTCCAGGCAGTGGCTGGCCGATCCAAAGCGGGTGTGGGTTGCACTGGTCCTCGTGGCCATAGTCCTGATGCTGTATTTATGGCTGCTGCCGATCGTGCTGCGAACCATGGTTGGATTGCCTTTTCTGTCGAAGCTATTGATAAGCGCCGTCCTGCTGGTACCTCTCGGGTTCGCTATGGGGATGCCATTCCCCACGGGACTGCGGATGCTTGAGAAGGGACCAGGGTCGCCGAGCATCGTCGAATGGGCCTGGGCGATGAACGCCGCCTCCAGCGTTTTGGGTTCCGTATTGGCTATGGCTGTAGCCATCGAATTCGGATTCGGCGTCACACTGTTATGTGGGGCGATGGCGTACTTGATCGCTGCCAGCCTCTGTCGCCGATTTCAGCCATCTGGCGCTTAGCCCGCCTGCTTCTGCCAACCCCGGCATCTACTCGTGCCTTTCACTGCACATAGCAAAATCTGCCCTTTGCTGACTCTTGCTGGCGCTTTTGTTATCATGCCACTTCTTGTTTAACTGCTATTCTGTTGACTTCACGCCTGGGGCGGGGGAGATTTGCCGAGTCAACGTCAGGTCAAGTGGGCGCAACTGCGGGTGGGTGTGACAGTTTTGTTTGCGGCTGTCACCCTCGCTGTGCTCATCTTCCTGATGAGCGGAACGGGTGGATTTCTCGCGCGCAAAATCATACTTAAATCCTACTTCGACAATGCTGGGGGGCTACGCATAGGCGCCCCGGTCCGTCTGCAAGGAGTCGACATTGGCAATGTGAAGGCGATCCAGGTGGTTCCCAGCCACGGTTTGACTCCCGTGGAAGTGGTGATGAAGATCAACAAAGGATTTCAGCCGGACTTGCACATTGACTCCCTGGCTTCCATGAGCACGGTCGGGGTATTAGGCGAATCTTTCGTGGATATCGACAGCACACAGGCAAAAGGACGCCAAGTGCACGACGGCGACGTGCTGCCCATCCGCGATCATCCTGACCTGCAGGATATGATCCGCGCCAGTCAGACCAGTCTGCAGAACATCGATGTACTGGTTCGCCGCATTGACCGCATCGTAGGTTTCATCGAGAGCGGCCAGGGCTCTATCGGCAAGCTGATTTACGATCAGGAACTCTACAATCGCCTGAATACCGCTCTGACGCAAGTGCAGAGCATGGTCACCGAAATCAGCTCCGGCAAGGGAAGCATCGGAAAGTTGATTGCCACAGATGAGCTCTACGACAAGGCCAACCTGGCTGTGGATCACCTTAACCAGATCATCGATGAGGTCAATCAGGGCCAGGGCACGGTAGGCAAGCTGCTGAAGGATCCCAGTCTCTACAACAATGCCAACTCGACTATCGACAAGGTCAACAAAGTAATGGCGGACGTGAACGAAGGCAAAGGTGCTCTCGGCAAATTTACCCGTGACCAGGCTTTTGCCAACAAGCTGGATAATACCGTCACCAAGCTATCTACCATCATGGACCGCCTGGAAGCAGGAGAAGGAACCGCCGGCAAGCTGCTGAGAGATCCCTCGCTGTTCGTAAATGCCGATCAAATGCTGATCGAGACAAGGGGCCTGGTGCAGGCCATCCGTGAAAACCCCAAGAAGTACCTGACCATTCACTTCAAAGTCTTTTAGAAACCTGTCAAAGCCGGCTGCGCCAAGACTCCCTTCTCGCGAATGTTTGTGAGCGGGCCCGTCTATCCCTGCTGACCCACTACTGGTCACGATCCCAAGCGGCGGCTGAAGTGCACCTATGCGTCAACGCTCTCTCCTTGGTTTAGACTATGAGCTTTTGTTGAACGAATTTGTTGAACGAAAAGGAGGGTTATGCGCTGGCAGGGGTTGGGATGGCTGATTCTGGTCTGCAATCTGAGCAATCTGGTTTGGTCGCAAGCCGCCGGCAACCTCGCCCCGGCCGGCACGCCTCGCGCGCTTGAACTCAGCGACATGGATCCGAGCGTCGATCCCTGCGTGGATTTTTACCGGTACGCCTGCGGCGGTTGGATGTCACGCAATCCCATTCCTCCCGATCAGTCGCGATGGGGCCGGTTTAATGAACTGCAGGAGAACAACTTCAAAGCGCTGCGGGGAATTCTGGAGCAGGCCTCGGCTCCCGACCCTGCACGCAGCGAGACCACGCAGAAGCTGGGCGACTACTACGCCTCCTGCATGGATGAAGCTCGTATCGAAAGCCAGGGCACCAAGCCGATCGAGCCTCTGCTGAAGGCGGTGGACAAGATCAGCAACAAAAAAGATCTGCTGCGCACGGTGGCGCTGCTCCACACCAATGGTGTCGCAGCCCTGTTCGTTTTCGCTCAGGCACCTGATTTGCACGATGCTACCCGCAGCGTTGCCAACCTCGATCAGGGTGGTCTGGGGCTTCCCGACCGCGACTACTACCGAAATAACGACGCCAAGTCCGTCGAAACCAGACAACGCTACCTGGAGCACATGCAAAAGATGTTTGAGCTCCTCGGAGAGACACCGCAAGCTGCTTCGGCCAATTCCAAGACGGTGATGGAAATTGAAACCAGCCTGGCCAACGCTTCCATGGACCGTGCTGAGCGGCGCGACCCGGAAAAGCGCGATCACTGGATGAAAGTGGAGGAGATCAGCTCGGCAGCGCCCAATTTTGAGTTGCTCACTTACTTTCAGGACACCGCTGCCCCGGAGTTTTCCTCTCTCAATGTCGTTAATCCGGATTTTTTCCGAACCATAAGTCCCCTCATCGACTCCGTCCCGCTCGAGCAGTGGAAAGCCTACCTTCGCTGGCATGTGGCACGAACAGCCGCACCGCTGCTGTCCAAGCGCTTTGTGGAAGAGGATTTTCGCTTTGAACGCCAGTATCTCCAGGGACAGAAAGAAATGCAGCTGCGATGGAAACAATGCGTGGAGCGCACCGACCGCCAGGTTGGTCAGCTGCTCGGCCGCCCTTACGTAGATGAGTATTTCGGCCCGCAAAACAAAGAGCGCACGCTGCAGATGGTCCAGATGATTGAGACCGCGCTGGCTGGGGATATTAAGAGCCTGTCCTGGATGAGCGATACCACGAAGAAGCAAGCGCAGATCAAGCTGGATGCAATTCGCAACAACATCGGATATCCGGACAAATGGCGCGACTACAGCAACCTGAAGATTGTCCGCGGTGAGTTTGCGGAAGACACATTACGCGCCAATCACTTCGAGTTTAACCGGCAACTGGACAAGATCGGCAGAGCGGTTGACCGCACGGACTGGAACATGTCGCCACCGACGGTGAACGCATACTATCGGTCGGCGTTCAACGACATCACCTTTCCCGCCGGGATCCTGCAACCCCCCTTCTACGATGCGAAACTCGATGACGCGATGAACTACGGCGGCATTGGGGCGGTAATCGGTCACGAGTTGACCCATGGTTTCGACGACCAGGGGAGTCAATTCGATGCGCAGGGTAATTTCAAATCCTGGTGGACGCCCGAGGATCGCAAGGAGTTCGAGAACCGCACTGACTGTATCGTAAAAGAATATGAAGGATTTACGGTCGGCGATCTGCACCTGCGGGGCAAACTCACCCTGGGCGAGAACACCGCCGATAACGGCGGGCTTCGTATTGCTTATCTCGCACTCGAAGATCAGCTCAAAGACAAAGATGTGCCAAAGATGGACGGATTCACGCCGCAGCAACGATTCTTCCTGGGGTACGCTCGGATCTGGTGCCAGAACATCACGCCCGAAGCGGCCCGCGTGCGTGTCTACACCGATCCCCATTCGCCGGGCCAGTACCGCGTGAACGGCGTGATCTCGAATATGCCGGAATTCCAAAAGGCATTCGGCTGCAAAGTGGGACAACCTATGGTCCGCCAAAACGCCTGCCGCGTGTGGTAGATCACAGCGGTCGAGAAGCAAATTACCGCACACTCGACGCCGGAACCCGCTTGCTGCGGGTCTTCACTGCGGAGAGTCAATGCCGGCCATCGCCGCGGAATCGCTAGCCCGAACCATCCAGGAATTCGTTGCCGCATCGCGCGGTGCAGTTGTGGTGGAAGAAGGTTCGGTGATCTTCGACTTGAGCGAAGCCAGGTACTCGCTCGCCACCGAGCACGATAAGTGCGTGCTGCATTTCTGGTCTCCGGAACGCAATGCCGTGCGCCGCGTTCTCGATGCGGAGGTCCGCAAAGATATTCTTGCGCTTTCGGTACAGCGCTTCGGAAAATCCAGGCCAACCCAGCTCGAGATCTGCCGGGAGCGCGATCAGCGGACTCCCTCGGCCAAACGGGCGCAACGATCCAGCTACCTTCATCGCCTGCGGCGGGCTTTCGAGCATCGATCTCCCGACTTCATGATGGAGGCGCTGAGTTCGACCATCGACCTGGAGCGCTCTTTCAGTCCTATCTACGCCCGCGGTTGGATGCGCAAAGGGAATACCGCCTTTGCGGTCCTGGGGGTGAACTCTGAAGAGATGCAGGCGTCGATCGACGCTTCCCTCACCTTCGGCATTCTATGGCTGGATCACCTGCGCGAACGGGAGGCGGGCCGTCTGCTCGTCGCCGGGCTACGGTTAGTGGTGCCTCAGGGCAAGTCGGCGATTGTGAGGGAAAGAGTGGCTTGTCTCAACCGCGAGGCAGCGGCCTTTACGGTTCTTGAGCTGGATGAGCGCACCCTGGAGTTGGAGCAGCAGGATGCCAGCGATCGCGGCAACATCGCCACCCGCCTGATCTTTTGTCCCAATTTGGAGGAGGCCCAGAGGCGATTCGAGCCTTCGATTGCCAGGATTCGAAAATTCATCAAAGAATTTCACAACAGCGTATTTTCCGCTGCGGAAATTTCTTTTCGCATGCACGGGCTTGAATTTGCGCGAGCCCGCCTGTCGGCGGAACCGGCATCCTTGCGCCACGGTCAGGAGATCGTGTTCGGCCTCGGCCCCTCAGAGACGGTTCTGAGCGATCAGACCGAGCCATTGTTTGCGGAAATCGTCCAGCGCCTGGTGGATGCCCGTCAACCGAAACGGCCGCCCGGTGATGAAGTACTTTGGCGACTGGCTCCAGAGCGCTGGCTGGAGTCCCTGGTGGTGTGCGATGTTCGGGCCGTCGACCACCGGCTGGACCGTCAATTTGTCTATTCCCAGGTGCCGGCATTCTCGGCCGCGGATCGGGCCATGATCGATGTTCTTACGGTTACACGAGAGCACCGTCTGGCCGTGTTGGAATTGAAAGCCGA of Terriglobales bacterium contains these proteins:
- a CDS encoding rhomboid family intramembrane serine protease codes for the protein MNRRMFTGREMTLSLPPFTRAVVWLLGINTGIFLLLALLSRVIPDTVIEVIRWFGLSPASVVHGLVWQVVTYSFLHLAFMHWFGNMLGLWMFGSSFESSWGTRRFLELYFAGVLGGALFSIALAYTGVLGSPQSVTIGASGGVYAILMAFGIVFAENEIMLIPFPFRIKAKYFVAILIVITVFFSLDERGGTNYLAHLGGLLFGYLYVKFGRRGVTRGVGESYFNLRNSYYRWKRRRAARKFEVYMRKHDRTVSFDDQGHYLEPEDPKKKGNGESQPPWVN
- a CDS encoding M20/M25/M40 family metallo-hydrolase, translated to MLTPSLMVAQTARPSHGPEEAPARTHDPLFLPQSPRPSPSRPKVLPDPAIAAALREVSAARIRASIERLVSFGTRLTISSSDPQAVASGRGIGAAREWIKAEFERYSQDCGGCLEVKTDTFMQEPARRVPKPTEIVNVYAVLRGTDPVAAKRIFLVTGHYDSRPSNDQDTTALAPGANDDGSGTAVSLECARVLSKHRFPATIIFLTVAGEEQGLYGSRHFAKMAREQGWNLEAVLNNDIVGGDRSSGQDASVVRVFSEGIPANATETEVKTIRGLGGESDSPSRELARYIRETGRTYLPATFSAKLIFRPDRYLRGGDHTSFNEEGFAAVRMTEYRENFNHQHQDVRTENGIEYGDLPKFVDYEYVANVARLNAATLASLASAPPLPSNLRLETRKLENDSTLIWDPLPEGSAVVYEVLWRPTTAAEWENVQAAGKGPQATIDRSKDNVVFAVRAVDGKGHRSLPALPKPER
- a CDS encoding carboxypeptidase-like regulatory domain-containing protein produces the protein MADSKKDPRKDYALIIGTVFDSSGHLVPGVPVKIRRADQKKAKWELISNSMGEFAQRLPTGQADYIVWADIKLPKGEPRPETKVHIESNERVDISLHLK
- a CDS encoding carboxypeptidase-like regulatory domain-containing protein, with translation MKRNVLGTAILLTAVAACVWAFATVAKDKPEDKLSTTRTLQGQVLDAADAGIPDAVVYLKNTKTLGVRTFIADKDGNYRFTALSLNIDYQVYAEHHGSKSEIKTVSSFDTRKTVVLNLKIDVKR
- a CDS encoding phage holin family protein, with translation MRLLINWLLSAISLLLVAYIVPGFQISGIGAALLAAVVIGLINATLGLVLKVVTFPLTVLTLGIFWIVINALMLKLASALVPGFHINTFLAAFLGAIVLSVINLILRSLVPKPERRY
- a CDS encoding PPOX class F420-dependent oxidoreductase — translated: MDNAAIGQFGNQKYLSLESYRKNGTGVRTPVWFATDPSGTFYVYTTDDAWKVKRIRNNPHVKIVPCDMRGRPKGSWVDAQAKLVEGNEAEKGQQLLNHKYFWKRIGDVFSRLLGHKQVMITIRI
- a CDS encoding DinB family protein — protein: MSQAAIDRPQANEYNEYYSRYISLVPQQDILLTLERQLPETVKLLRNVGEDRGGYRYAPDKWSIKQVIGHLADTERVFAYRALRISRNDSTPIEGFEQDDYVLYGPFQQCRLADLVSEFEHIRHSTLDLFRNLDPQAWTRRGVANKNEVSVRAIAYILAGHELHHRKILQEKYLAASAA
- a CDS encoding holo-[acyl-carrier-protein] synthase — its product is MIVGTGIDIVEVPRMAAAIERFGERFLRRVFTAAEIRYCDSKANRMERYAARFAAKEAALKAIGTGWKRGVAWTDVEVCREPGGRPSIVFAGMAAEFASKLGVKRVSLSMSHTEEHAVAQVILEN